The DNA segment CAGCGCTGAAGTCAGAGAAATAAGGTAAACGCCCCATATTCTGCCGCAGGGCAGACCGGAAAGAGTACCAAATTGTTCAGGCATTAAGCAGAGAGTTCGAAAGCCATTGACTCAACCCTGTCTGCCCGTATAATCCGAACCCGCAACGCTCCCGAATCGGGACAGCAATGCGCCCTTAGCTCAGTTGGATAGAGCAACGGCCTTCTAAGCCGTAGGTCACAGGTTCGAGCCCTGTAGGGCGTACCATTTAAAATCAATGAGTTACGCAAACCTCCTCACTAAAAACCACGCCTTACAAAAGTTTATGTAACGGCTGGTGTAAGTAAATTTTCTCAACGGCCATCAACATTAACGTGGCTTAGCTAACATTCCCGGATAGTGCTTAGCGATGATGTCATTCATCCTTTCAATCAGATCCAGGCGTTTAAACGTCAAATGGGCAGTTCCTTTTTGATAGTAAAGAATGCTGAAGAACTCATCTTCGTAAACTTCCTTAGTTGGGCTGTCCCGAATATGCTCCATCAAACGGGTAGATATATCACTACGGTTGTCAGGTATCGGTTTGCCATCAAGTAAAAACAGCATCCGCTCCAAATCTGCCAGTTGATCCCGCCTCCAGCCCCAGTTCAGACTAAATCCCCAGCGGTTATGGGTCACCAGATTGTTAATGATGACCTTCTTACCGAAGCTGCAGGGACTATTGGTTTTAAAATCCCAGCTTAGCCCCTTAAAAACATTGATAATTCCCCGCTCAAATACCTCATCTTTGCTCTGGTGGAGCTGCTCAAAGGTACTGAGTATGTTGGCTTCACTGATGGCAGGGATCTCATCCCCTTCAAGATTTCTGTCCCACCGCTCCCGGGCCTGAGCATCCATAATAGAAAGCATCCCCGATTTCTTCATCAGATCTCGCCATATACCGCGGTCCATATTGCGGGTAATAACTTTCATTGCCGTTTCTGCTTTCTCCATAAGCCAGCAGCCGCAGCGAAAGTCTTGTCGCATTGCCCAGTTTCTTGCCATTCCACCGCCAATTCTGCTGGTGGTTTCCGAGATGCTTTCAAGCTGGCTGATAAGGGATTCAATCTGTGCCAGCGCGCTATCACGTCCGGTGACAATGCGCTCAATGTTGGTCGAGCAGATAAGATCGGTATGGTCGGTTAATACATCGGGTTCTGTCTGCATGATTTTCTTTCTCTATAAAGGATACCACCGCCGGTTAAGGGCGGCGGAGTACAGTATGTGTTGTAGATAGCAACGTTGGGGGAGTAAGGGCGGGTATTTCATGGCTTACCAGTCAAACGTGGTAAATTCCGACAACACGTCGCCGAAGGCATCCAGATGAAGAATGTCGATTGCGTCGGATTGCATCAGTGTGACAACCAAACGGCGACAGGTTTTCGATAATCCCATGCGCTTAAGCCGCAGTACCGGATACTGCCAGGCGCTCAGCCGGAGCAGATAACCGGTGCCGGTAAAGTGTATCCACTCCGCGTTGCCAAACTCCTCCGACTGGTGCGAAGCTTGAAATAACAAGTCGTTGTCACCGTCGGTAATATGGGCCGTGCTGCACCGTATACCGTTAAGGCGGGTCACTGGTGCCTGTGAGTTCGCGGCGTTGATACTCCCCAGCTCGTCAGCAACGTGAAGCACCACCCCATTTTGGTTAACTGCATCAACCAACTTGGCTAATTCAATACCCTCCAACTCAACGGCAATTTTCCCCAAGTTGAGCGCCAGTACGCTGACGCTCTCGGCCTCGACGTTAATAGAGAGCTTCATGAACCGAGCTCTTGAGCATGGGAAACGCCGTTGGTGATATTGCTGACGGCTTTATATCCGCAGCGCGTCATTAACCCTGCGGCTTTTCTGGCACAGAGAATATCGATATGAGTAATAAAAGGTGACTGCTCCTTGACGCTATAACCGGCGCGGTCAGTGCGCACCAGTTCATATTTTTCAACGACAAAATTCAGCGCGTCGGCGAGCGATATACCGGCCTCAATATGTGCCTGAATAACGGCATCGTTGCTAAACGCGGTGTCGTTGAGCGTCAGACCGTAGTGTTGCTCTAAAAGATGGGTGAGCAAGGTCTGCCAGACGGCAATTGGTGACAGGCAGGGTTGAGCCGCCTGCGCGGCAGGGACAGGTAATATTGGCATAGGGTTATCTCGCGGTAGGTAAGGATAATGGGTGAGTGAAGCAGTACGGCGTGCAAAGATAAGAAACGGTCGCGTTACACCGCCGGTGTCGGATAAAGGGCAATATAGACATAGCCGTGTGAGCCGAGCGTATCGGCTTCGCAGGTCAGGCCGCAATGGTGTAGCGTCACACAGCGTTGGTGGCGGGGACAGAGTTCACCGGAAATCAGCATCCGCTCGAGCTGGTCGATAAAGTACGGGAAGGTATTTTCTAGTGTAAGCGCCTGCGCTTCACCAAACGCCCCGCAGATACCGGCACGGTCAGCCAGATAGTGCAGCCGGTTGCCCTCCTGTACCAGACGAGCGCCTAAGCGCGGTATGATGTTACTGTTCAGTCCCCATTGCGGCGCATCAGGTGATGGTTTCATCTCCATTCCCCTATAACCAGCCGCGTTCGGCAAACGATATCGATTCGCCGTGACCAATGACGACATGGTCCAGCACCTTGATATCCATAAGCGAAAGCGCGTTTATCAGCGTGTTGGTGATGGTGCGGTCCGCATGGCTCGGTTCAGCCATGCCCGACGGATGGTTGTGCGCGAATATCACCGCCGCAGCGTTATGAGAGAGTGCAGCTTTCACGATTTCTCGCGGATAGACCGACGTGGCGTTGATGGTGCCCTGCGAGCTGATTTCACTGGTGATTAGCCGGTGCTGATTATCCAGATACAGCACCATAAAAACCTCGCGTTCGAGTTGCTCCAGTTGCAAACGCAGGTACTGAAGCGTCTCCACACTAGAATTAAAACTAATGGGCTTCTGCTTCATCTGTTTTTCAAGCAGAGTTAGCGCCATTTGGATCACGCGCCGGTGGGATGGGTATTGCATAGCTCACTCCAATGAAAGAGAAACCGCTAATCCGACTTTCGATATGGCTAATGGCTGCTGAAAAAGAAAAACCTCTGTCGCATAAGCGGCAGGGGTTAATAAAAGAATGGGTTAATAATTCGGCGTTCTTTATCGGTAATAAATTTCAGTACATTCCCCCTCTTGTGGAAGTACCTTTTGGGCATTTTTCAGGTTGACCTGATAACTGCTTACCTTCTTATCATTGATGTAAACATCGAAACTCTGAGCCTTCGCAATATCGCCAATGAACGATACCCATGCATTATCGGCATTTCGCCACCCTAGAGAGGGTGGGATCCAATACTGCTGGTCACTTATTACAACAACAATATTAGGATCTTGATCCCCAGGATATACAGTCGTGCCATTGGCTAACGTGACGGCTACACCATGCTCAAGTATTCCATCCTTGTCGGGATTGTCGGTGCAGTAGATCGTGAAGGCAACATTATCCGTGCTGGTGATTGTGTATTCCGCATTGCCCTGCCCGAAGCCGCTACTCCACATATTGGGAATAGCCAGAGCAGGAGATGAGAGTAAGCAAAGTGATGCAGATAAAACGTATTGTCGCATGATCATCTATTCGTCCTTATTTTCTACAATCCTGATTTGAAAGCACCCGATAGTCGAGATGGCGTCAACAATTCCCTTTCTTTCGGCATAGCTCATTGAGCGTCTCTTTTGCTACCCATTGTTTAAGCAGCCTGTCGTCAGATGATTCTTTGGCTTTTATCTCAGCCAGTTGCTTTTTATTGATGCACTTATCGGCAATCGTCGTTAAAATTTTTGGCGCAACTTGGAGCGAGTGAACGTAGCTATTTCTCGTGCAATGGATAGATTAGTGATCGTCGGGGCCGCACGCATGTGGCGAGAACGGCATCAAACTTCAGCACTGGGTCGTGTATTAGCCTACATCGAACAACATCGTGATAGTGAAAACTTCAATTTAGTGCAGGCACTAGCCATTGTGGATGAACAGAAATGATTACATTAGAAGAGAAAAAATTAAGAGAAATCCTTGCGATTGACGAGATTACTTTCGCAATTCCTGCACAAAGTTTTGCTATCGAATGTTCAATAAGTGCTGAAGAGGCATTACCTGTTGTCACTGAGTTTGCACTTCGCATTGCTTATGTTTGTGGCATATTGAGTCCAGCACAAGTTCAAGAATTTTTTGGTTTCAC comes from the Enterobacteriaceae bacterium Kacie_13 genome and includes:
- a CDS encoding DUF4942 domain-containing protein, which codes for MQTEPDVLTDHTDLICSTNIERIVTGRDSALAQIESLISQLESISETTSRIGGGMARNWAMRQDFRCGCWLMEKAETAMKVITRNMDRGIWRDLMKKSGMLSIMDAQARERWDRNLEGDEIPAISEANILSTFEQLHQSKDEVFERGIINVFKGLSWDFKTNSPCSFGKKVIINNLVTHNRWGFSLNWGWRRDQLADLERMLFLLDGKPIPDNRSDISTRLMEHIRDSPTKEVYEDEFFSILYYQKGTAHLTFKRLDLIERMNDIIAKHYPGMLAKPR
- a CDS encoding toxin — protein: MPILPVPAAQAAQPCLSPIAVWQTLLTHLLEQHYGLTLNDTAFSNDAVIQAHIEAGISLADALNFVVEKYELVRTDRAGYSVKEQSPFITHIDILCARKAAGLMTRCGYKAVSNITNGVSHAQELGS
- a CDS encoding type IV toxin-antitoxin system YeeU family antitoxin; amino-acid sequence: MEMKPSPDAPQWGLNSNIIPRLGARLVQEGNRLHYLADRAGICGAFGEAQALTLENTFPYFIDQLERMLISGELCPRHQRCVTLHHCGLTCEADTLGSHGYVYIALYPTPAV
- the radC gene encoding DNA repair protein RadC, with the protein product MQYPSHRRVIQMALTLLEKQMKQKPISFNSSVETLQYLRLQLEQLEREVFMVLYLDNQHRLITSEISSQGTINATSVYPREIVKAALSHNAAAVIFAHNHPSGMAEPSHADRTITNTLINALSLMDIKVLDHVVIGHGESISFAERGWL